The following proteins are co-located in the Candidatus Nitrotoga sp. AM1P genome:
- the era gene encoding GTPase Era has translation MNASNYHSGFIAIVGRPNVGKSTLLNHLVGQKISITSRKAQTTRHRISGILTEEHAQFVFVDTPGFQTKHLNTLNRGLNRVVTSSLRNVNVVLFVIEARNFDERDRQVMNLLPKNMPVLLVINKVDNMENKSELLPFIQEIAKEREFTAIVPVSAKQNKQLDTLLNAVRPYLPEGEKIYPEDEITDRNERFLAAELVREKIFRYSGEELPYSVSVVIEQFKIEGKLRRIYAAVLVDKDAHKAMLIGKNGEKLKEIATQARLDMEALFDGKVYLEVWIKVRSGWADNAQVLKSLGYE, from the coding sequence ATGAATGCAAGTAATTACCACAGTGGCTTTATCGCTATTGTCGGCCGCCCGAATGTGGGTAAATCCACTTTGCTTAATCATCTGGTTGGCCAAAAAATAAGTATCACTTCACGCAAGGCACAGACCACACGCCATCGTATTAGCGGAATACTAACCGAAGAGCATGCGCAATTTGTATTTGTAGATACTCCCGGATTTCAGACGAAGCATCTTAATACTCTGAATCGCGGTTTGAATCGTGTGGTGACGAGTAGTTTGCGTAATGTGAATGTGGTGTTGTTCGTAATTGAAGCCAGGAATTTCGACGAGCGAGATCGCCAAGTAATGAATCTGCTACCAAAAAATATGCCAGTGCTGCTTGTTATCAACAAGGTAGATAACATGGAGAATAAATCAGAATTACTGCCCTTTATTCAGGAGATAGCCAAGGAGCGTGAATTCACTGCTATCGTGCCAGTGAGCGCAAAACAGAACAAGCAGCTCGATACCTTGTTAAATGCGGTTCGACCCTATCTGCCCGAAGGTGAAAAAATTTATCCTGAAGATGAAATCACCGATCGTAATGAGCGCTTTCTTGCGGCCGAATTGGTGCGTGAAAAAATCTTTCGCTACTCTGGTGAAGAACTGCCTTACTCAGTAAGTGTCGTGATTGAACAGTTCAAAATAGAAGGAAAGCTACGCCGTATCTACGCTGCGGTTCTTGTGGATAAGGACGCGCATAAGGCAATGCTGATCGGTAAGAATGGTGAGAAGCTTAAAGAGATTGCCACTCAAGCGCGGTTAGATATGGAGGCACTATTCGATGGAAAAGTTTATCTCGAAGTGTGGATTAAAGTGCGAAGTGGTTGGGCAGACAATGCACAGGTATTGAAAAGTTTGGGGTATGAATAA
- a CDS encoding LuxR family transcriptional regulator: MTYLDQFQSLLNCDTVEELHAATTTIIKQIGFEHFLYAVRVNVSLTRPYHFLFSGYPKEWREHYELSGYAKIDPTVQHCSKTVIPVIWDRKIFNSRPTVRIMNEAGEFGLANGASFSVHGRQGEAAMLSLATSINSRQAKQDIITMLGTAQLLTCYLHEAIQRIVLSKDSLPLKKINLTEREKECILWAAEGKTGWEIANILKLSERTVTFHLQNAASKMGVSGRQHAISRALSMGLITP; the protein is encoded by the coding sequence ATGACTTATTTGGATCAATTTCAGTCGTTGTTAAATTGCGATACCGTTGAAGAATTGCATGCGGCGACTACAACTATAATCAAGCAGATAGGATTTGAGCACTTTCTTTATGCTGTGCGGGTAAACGTATCGCTTACTCGGCCTTATCATTTTCTTTTTAGTGGCTATCCAAAGGAGTGGCGTGAACATTACGAGCTATCCGGTTATGCCAAGATTGATCCGACGGTTCAACATTGTTCCAAAACAGTAATTCCGGTAATTTGGGATCGTAAAATTTTTAATAGCAGGCCTACAGTCAGAATAATGAACGAGGCGGGAGAGTTTGGTCTTGCTAATGGTGCGAGCTTTTCTGTTCATGGCAGACAAGGGGAAGCCGCAATGTTGAGTCTGGCCACTTCCATTAATTCACGGCAAGCCAAGCAAGATATTATTACTATGTTGGGAACGGCGCAGTTGCTAACATGCTACTTGCACGAGGCGATTCAACGCATCGTGCTCAGCAAAGACTCTTTGCCTCTGAAAAAAATAAATCTTACTGAGCGAGAAAAAGAATGCATTCTCTGGGCGGCGGAAGGCAAAACCGGGTGGGAAATAGCCAATATTCTTAAACTTTCCGAGCGTACTGTGACTTTTCATCTGCAGAATGCAGCCAGTAAAATGGGAGTATCTGGTCGTCAGCATGCTATCTCCCGTGCTCTTTCGATGGGTCTTATCACTCCCTGA
- a CDS encoding class I SAM-dependent methyltransferase: MHEIKPGQSIDLLKELHILTRDGKMNQDSRRKLKQVYHLYQFIEPLLQEIKKNNHNIQLVDHGAGKSYLGFILYDLFFKTLNDASRIYGIETRDDLVKHSQVLASRLNFPGMSFLNLSVEQSIESEILPVKVNVVTALHACNTATDDAIRFALKKNAQFIVLVPCCQAEVAVALKKNKGKDFAKNVLIELWRHPIHTREFGSHITNVLRCLQLEAHGYQVTVTELVGWEHSMKNELIIANFKNLPCNRPAERLKEVLQTLGLEEMSGRFFTRM, translated from the coding sequence ATGCATGAAATAAAACCTGGTCAATCAATTGATCTGCTTAAAGAGCTGCACATTCTTACTCGAGATGGGAAGATGAATCAAGATTCCCGACGCAAACTTAAGCAGGTTTATCATCTCTATCAATTCATCGAGCCGTTGCTGCAAGAAATTAAGAAAAATAACCATAATATTCAACTGGTTGATCATGGAGCAGGCAAATCTTATCTTGGCTTCATTCTCTATGACCTGTTTTTTAAGACATTGAATGATGCATCACGTATTTACGGTATTGAAACACGTGATGATTTGGTCAAACACTCGCAGGTGTTGGCATCACGGCTAAATTTTCCAGGTATGTCATTCCTTAACTTATCGGTGGAACAGTCTATTGAGTCAGAGATTTTGCCCGTCAAGGTGAATGTGGTTACAGCGCTCCATGCGTGCAATACCGCTACTGACGATGCCATACGTTTTGCGTTGAAAAAAAATGCTCAATTTATCGTCTTGGTGCCATGCTGCCAAGCTGAAGTGGCGGTGGCTTTGAAGAAAAATAAAGGTAAAGATTTTGCGAAAAATGTTTTGATTGAACTATGGCGTCATCCCATCCATACCCGCGAATTTGGCAGTCACATTACCAACGTGCTGCGTTGTTTGCAATTGGAAGCACACGGTTACCAAGTTACAGTGACCGAACTAGTGGGTTGGGAGCATTCGATGAAAAATGAACTTATTATCGCGAATTTTAAAAATTTGCCATGCAACCGTCCGGCTGAGCGATTGAAGGAAGTGCTGCAAACTTTGGGACTGGAAGAAATGAGTGGTCGTTTTTTTACGCGGATGTAA
- the nagZ gene encoding beta-N-acetylhexosaminidase, with translation MGIGPCMLDIAGTILTAEDEARLRHELVGGVILFARNYESPRQLAQLTASIHALRSPPLLIAVDHEGGRVQRFIDGFTRIPAMRELGNIWDEHPRRAKHLAQQVGYVLAAELRACGVDFSFTPVLDIDFGISQVIGDRAFHSEPQAVGELAHSLLLGLRQGGMSTVGKHFPGHGYVHADSHLEIPIDERSYTDIELCDLIPFRQMVNYGLTAVMPAHVIYSKVDTYPAGFSKVWLKDILRGELNFNGCIFSDDLSMEGATVAGGILQRAEAALQAGCDMVLVCNQPSLADELLVGLKWDMPAASKARLVQMRGRCHPDTLVQLHEQAGFMKALHEIATIGSGTAELPFV, from the coding sequence ATGGGTATCGGCCCATGTATGCTGGATATCGCAGGAACTATCCTTACTGCGGAAGATGAAGCACGTTTACGTCATGAACTGGTGGGTGGCGTGATTCTGTTTGCGCGTAATTACGAATCTCCACGCCAGTTGGCCCAGCTGACAGCCAGCATTCATGCGTTGCGTTCCCCGCCGCTACTGATCGCTGTGGACCATGAGGGTGGGCGGGTGCAACGTTTTATCGACGGTTTCACGCGCATTCCGGCGATGCGTGAGTTGGGCAATATTTGGGATGAACATCCGCGCCGCGCCAAGCATTTGGCGCAGCAGGTAGGGTATGTGCTGGCTGCAGAATTGCGTGCTTGCGGCGTGGATTTCAGCTTTACCCCGGTGCTAGATATAGATTTTGGTATCAGCCAAGTGATTGGCGACCGTGCTTTTCATTCTGAGCCTCAGGCCGTAGGCGAACTGGCGCATAGCCTGTTATTGGGACTCAGGCAGGGCGGCATGTCCACCGTGGGCAAACATTTTCCTGGACATGGTTACGTGCATGCCGATTCACACCTGGAAATTCCGATAGATGAGCGCAGCTATACTGACATTGAGTTGTGCGACCTGATTCCATTTCGTCAGATGGTGAATTATGGTCTGACTGCGGTTATGCCCGCACACGTTATTTATTCCAAGGTGGACACCTATCCAGCAGGTTTTTCAAAAGTATGGCTGAAAGATATTCTGCGCGGTGAGCTGAATTTCAATGGATGCATCTTTAGCGATGACCTTAGCATGGAAGGCGCTACGGTAGCGGGCGGTATCCTGCAACGTGCGGAAGCGGCGCTACAGGCCGGCTGTGATATGGTGCTGGTATGTAACCAACCGTCCTTGGCAGATGAATTGTTAGTTGGATTAAAGTGGGACATGCCAGCGGCCAGCAAAGCGCGCCTCGTGCAGATGCGTGGCCGCTGCCATCCAGATACGTTGGTGCAATTGCATGAGCAAGCAGGGTTCATGAAGGCGCTGCATGAAATTGCAACTATAGGCTCAGGCACAGCAGAGCTACCGTTTGTTTAG
- the rpsF gene encoding 30S ribosomal protein S6, with product MRHYEIIFIVHPDQSEQVPAMIERYRALVTAKNGVIHRLEDWGRRQLAYPIQKIHKAHYVLMNIECNQEVLDEIEHAFKFNDAVLRHLTIKTKSAVTIPSAMMREEKSRSLTAPAAGSGQAPQIELVVPTEVAAVI from the coding sequence ATGCGACATTACGAAATTATATTTATCGTGCACCCCGACCAGAGTGAGCAGGTGCCCGCTATGATTGAACGCTACCGTGCTCTGGTGACGGCCAAGAATGGCGTGATCCATCGCTTGGAAGACTGGGGTCGCCGTCAATTAGCTTACCCGATCCAAAAAATCCACAAAGCGCATTATGTGTTGATGAATATTGAATGTAACCAGGAAGTTTTGGACGAGATAGAACATGCATTCAAGTTTAACGATGCTGTGTTACGCCACTTAACTATCAAAACCAAGTCTGCGGTAACAATTCCTTCGGCGATGATGAGGGAGGAAAAATCGCGCTCTTTGACTGCCCCTGCGGCAGGCTCAGGACAGGCTCCTCAGATTGAATTAGTCGTGCCAACTGAAGTTGCTGCGGTTATTTGA
- a CDS encoding putative bifunctional diguanylate cyclase/phosphodiesterase — protein MQDLSSSGQESDSVRQKEKQLRLFAHIFNNVHEGIIVTDADKNMLFINPAFSIITGYSANDLIGRNLNLLHLGLMDDAFNQDTWRSIDETGRWQGEMIGRRKNDESYAERLNLSTMKNEFGEISYYIGVFSDISERKAAEERVAYVVLHDFLTNLPNGLLLQDRLAQAISHAGREKHKVAVMCLDLDHFKVINDMLGHLVGDKLLQEVARRISSVGRASDTVSRRGGDEFVIILPNLETVDDAAVIAVKLLEAISGLCMVDGNEIKITTSIGISIFPEDGCDGDYLIKYADAAMYHAKKNGRNNYQFFTNEMNQLALERMSIERKLRHAVERQEFCLHYQPQVDLRSGRIIGVEALLRWNNPETGIISPGYFIPIAEETGLIIPIGEWVLREACRQNSEWRMLGLPELTVAVNLSAVQFRQNNFGEMIKTILCENGLEPSGLELEITEGVVMQNAEASIALLLELKAMGLKLVVDDFGTGYSSLSYLKRFPIDKLKIDQSFVRDIIVDSDNAVIVSTIINMARTLKLKVIAEGVETAEQLSFLKHQECDEIQGYYFSQPVPPEKISSLLVSGYKEGGQWLYVSK, from the coding sequence ATGCAGGACTTATCTAGTTCGGGACAAGAGAGTGATAGCGTACGTCAAAAGGAGAAACAACTTAGGCTATTCGCGCATATATTCAATAACGTACATGAAGGCATAATTGTCACGGATGCCGATAAAAACATGTTGTTTATTAACCCGGCTTTTTCTATCATTACCGGTTACAGCGCTAATGATTTAATAGGTAGGAACCTGAATCTGTTACATCTTGGCTTGATGGATGATGCGTTTAACCAAGACACATGGCGCAGCATTGATGAAACCGGGCGCTGGCAGGGTGAGATGATCGGTCGACGAAAAAATGATGAAAGTTACGCCGAGCGCTTAAATCTCAGCACTATGAAAAATGAATTCGGCGAAATTAGTTACTATATCGGCGTTTTTTCTGATATCAGTGAGCGTAAGGCAGCAGAAGAACGTGTGGCATATGTTGTACTGCATGATTTTCTCACCAATTTGCCCAATGGCCTGCTATTGCAGGATCGTTTAGCGCAGGCTATTTCTCATGCTGGCCGCGAAAAACACAAAGTGGCAGTCATGTGTCTTGATCTGGATCATTTCAAAGTTATTAACGACATGCTGGGTCATCTTGTTGGCGATAAATTATTGCAAGAGGTTGCCAGACGCATTAGCAGTGTGGGTCGCGCTAGCGATACGGTAAGCAGGCGGGGGGGAGACGAGTTCGTAATCATATTGCCGAATTTGGAAACTGTGGATGATGCTGCCGTTATTGCGGTCAAGCTGTTAGAGGCCATTTCTGGCTTGTGCATGGTAGATGGTAATGAAATCAAAATAACTACTAGTATCGGCATCAGCATATTTCCAGAAGATGGATGCGATGGGGATTACTTGATTAAATATGCTGATGCTGCAATGTACCATGCTAAAAAAAATGGTCGTAATAATTACCAGTTTTTTACTAATGAAATGAACCAGCTCGCGCTTGAGCGCATGTCGATTGAACGGAAATTGCGTCATGCAGTAGAACGCCAAGAATTTTGTTTACATTACCAGCCTCAGGTAGACTTGCGTAGCGGTCGCATCATTGGTGTAGAAGCATTGCTACGCTGGAATAATCCCGAAACTGGAATAATTTCGCCTGGGTATTTCATTCCCATCGCGGAAGAGACCGGTTTGATTATTCCAATCGGCGAATGGGTATTGCGTGAGGCTTGCCGGCAGAACAGTGAATGGCGTATGTTAGGTTTACCGGAACTTACCGTGGCGGTCAACCTATCGGCAGTACAGTTTCGCCAAAATAATTTTGGCGAAATGATCAAGACAATTTTGTGTGAGAACGGTCTCGAACCGTCTGGTCTTGAGCTGGAAATTACCGAGGGCGTTGTCATGCAAAATGCCGAAGCGTCGATCGCGTTGTTATTAGAGCTAAAGGCGATGGGGCTGAAGCTCGTAGTGGACGATTTTGGAACTGGCTACTCCAGCTTAAGTTATCTCAAGCGTTTTCCTATCGATAAGCTCAAGATTGATCAATCATTTGTGCGCGATATAATAGTCGATTCGGATAATGCTGTGATTGTTAGTACGATCATTAATATGGCGCGCACCCTTAAGTTGAAAGTGATCGCTGAGGGAGTGGAAACTGCAGAGCAACTATCTTTCCTGAAGCATCAAGAATGCGACGAGATACAAGGCTATTACTTCAGCCAGCCGGTGCCACCTGAAAAAATTAGCAGTCTGCTGGTATCCGGTTATAAAGAGGGAGGTCAATGGTTATATGTATCGAAATAA
- the acpS gene encoding holo-ACP synthase, which yields MIFGIGTDIVAYARIEAVHASYGERFAQRILSQQELSEYRVHISPVRLLMKRFAAKEALAKAIGSGLRYPVSLQKISVSHDAFGKPIFIFDAELAAHLMQLGLTHHHLSISDDHDVAVAFVILEKDSKR from the coding sequence GTGATTTTTGGTATTGGCACTGACATTGTGGCTTATGCACGCATTGAGGCAGTACATGCCAGCTACGGCGAGCGCTTCGCCCAGCGCATTTTGAGCCAGCAGGAATTATCGGAGTATCGTGTTCATATCTCCCCTGTGCGCCTGCTAATGAAACGCTTTGCCGCCAAGGAAGCACTGGCTAAGGCAATAGGAAGCGGCCTGCGTTATCCCGTGAGCTTGCAGAAAATTAGCGTGTCACACGATGCTTTTGGTAAACCCATTTTTATATTTGATGCAGAATTGGCTGCGCACCTAATGCAATTAGGGTTGACACACCACCATCTAAGTATCAGTGATGACCATGATGTTGCCGTGGCATTTGTGATTTTGGAGAAAGATAGTAAGCGTTAA
- the pdxJ gene encoding pyridoxine 5'-phosphate synthase, producing MIKLGLNIDHVATLRQVRGTRYPNVIQAALIGEAAGADVITLHLREDRRHIQDKDVEILRDMLQTRMNLESAITDEMLAIALRIKPHDVCFVPERREELTTEGGLDVVGNFDSVKHACECCAAAGIRVSLFVDADEKQMDAARSAGAPVVEIHTGKYADAASVSHQTQELARIQRTVAHAHALGLQVNAGHGLNYHNVQPIVAIPNICELNIGHAIIAEALFIGLEQAVKKMKALLIGIHP from the coding sequence ATGATCAAACTCGGACTTAACATTGACCATGTTGCCACGTTGCGCCAAGTTAGGGGTACACGTTACCCCAACGTGATTCAGGCAGCGTTGATCGGTGAGGCGGCGGGTGCCGATGTTATTACACTGCATTTACGTGAAGACCGCCGCCACATCCAGGATAAGGACGTGGAAATCCTCCGTGACATGCTGCAAACGCGCATGAATCTTGAAAGCGCCATTACCGACGAAATGTTGGCTATTGCTTTGCGTATTAAGCCGCATGATGTCTGCTTCGTGCCGGAACGGCGTGAGGAACTGACCACCGAGGGAGGATTGGATGTGGTGGGGAATTTTGATAGTGTGAAGCACGCTTGTGAGTGCTGTGCGGCGGCGGGCATACGTGTGTCATTGTTTGTGGACGCAGATGAAAAACAAATGGATGCGGCGCGATCTGCGGGCGCTCCGGTAGTAGAGATACACACGGGAAAATATGCTGATGCGGCCAGCGTATCGCATCAGACACAAGAGCTAGCGCGCATTCAACGCACAGTGGCGCATGCTCATGCGCTCGGTTTGCAAGTGAATGCCGGACACGGCCTAAACTATCACAATGTACAGCCTATCGTTGCTATTCCTAATATCTGTGAACTCAATATCGGTCATGCCATAATCGCCGAGGCGCTTTTTATTGGTCTGGAGCAAGCTGTGAAAAAAATGAAAGCGCTGCTAATCGGCATTCATCCATAA
- the recO gene encoding DNA repair protein RecO yields the protein MQSHKHRLEDEPAFVLHSYPYRETSLVLEVLSRQHGRVALVARGARRPRSALRGLLMGFQPLMLSWFGKHELRTLHRAEWQGGQPQLQGTALLCGFYLNELLLNLMVRDDPHEQLFDYYQHTLQRLANEADYAAILRCFEKHLLQELGYALLLLQEADSGEPINSVAPYRYVLERGAVRATPNGADISSASEGLLMLGKTLQDMAADDYRDAVSAQQSKQLMRMLLNHHLAGKTLHTRELIRDLQKI from the coding sequence TTGCAGTCGCACAAACACAGATTAGAAGACGAACCTGCTTTCGTCCTGCACAGCTATCCATACCGCGAAACCAGCCTGGTGCTGGAAGTTCTAAGCCGGCAGCATGGTCGCGTAGCATTGGTGGCGCGCGGTGCACGGCGTCCGAGATCGGCGTTGCGCGGTTTATTAATGGGTTTTCAGCCATTAATGTTAAGCTGGTTTGGCAAACATGAATTGCGCACCTTGCACCGTGCCGAGTGGCAGGGTGGTCAGCCGCAATTACAGGGAACGGCATTGCTGTGTGGTTTCTATTTGAATGAATTGCTGCTTAATCTGATGGTGCGCGATGATCCGCACGAGCAACTGTTCGATTATTATCAGCACACGTTGCAACGACTAGCAAATGAAGCGGACTATGCTGCCATTTTACGTTGTTTTGAAAAACATTTGCTGCAAGAGTTGGGCTATGCGCTTTTATTGTTACAGGAAGCGGACAGCGGTGAGCCGATTAATTCTGTCGCACCCTATCGTTATGTGCTTGAACGGGGTGCGGTGCGTGCTACACCCAATGGCGCAGACATATCAAGTGCATCAGAAGGTTTGTTGATGTTAGGCAAAACCTTGCAAGATATGGCTGCTGACGATTACCGCGATGCAGTTAGCGCGCAGCAGAGCAAGCAGTTGATGCGTATGTTATTGAATCATCATCTTGCGGGTAAGACATTGCATACGCGCGAATTGATAAGGGATCTACAAAAAATATGA
- a CDS encoding acyl-homoserine-lactone synthase produces the protein MLAQHGDGSLNRQAAMGMYRLRHDVFHDRLGWEVTSDNGMEHDEFDRANPVYVLVRGDADEDENEVLGCWRLLPTTGPNMLKDTFPQLLHGQRAPQQADVWELSRFAVTAPKYESANYGFSAIPMQMMQKLFKFAQLNGIVRYVTVTTVAVERLISKTGVNLSRFGPPIKIGRVLTVACSIEIDEITEFALFGTLPEHALRLAA, from the coding sequence ATGCTTGCGCAACATGGGGACGGCTCACTAAATCGTCAAGCCGCGATGGGAATGTACCGGCTCAGGCACGATGTATTTCATGATCGACTGGGTTGGGAAGTGACTAGCGATAATGGCATGGAACATGACGAATTCGACCGGGCCAATCCGGTTTATGTACTGGTAAGAGGAGATGCAGATGAGGATGAAAATGAGGTATTGGGCTGCTGGCGACTATTACCTACAACCGGCCCCAACATGCTAAAGGATACTTTTCCCCAGCTCTTACACGGACAGCGTGCACCGCAACAGGCCGATGTGTGGGAACTAAGTCGATTTGCTGTAACTGCTCCAAAATATGAAAGTGCAAATTATGGTTTTAGTGCAATACCCATGCAGATGATGCAAAAATTATTTAAGTTTGCTCAACTCAACGGTATTGTCCGTTACGTTACAGTAACCACTGTGGCAGTCGAAAGATTAATATCCAAAACAGGTGTTAATTTAAGCAGGTTTGGGCCACCCATCAAAATAGGTCGGGTGTTGACTGTGGCTTGCTCCATTGAAATCGACGAGATCACAGAATTCGCCCTGTTTGGTACCTTACCCGAGCATGCACTGAGGCTAGCCGCATGA